Genomic window (Lycium barbarum isolate Lr01 chromosome 2, ASM1917538v2, whole genome shotgun sequence):
TTTCTCGTCACATTTCAAATATTTTGCGGGAAATCAACTAGATGgagtaaaaaaaaagtgtttgCTTCACGAATACTTCAAGTCTCGTCTCTAAAAGGCCCGACAAGTCACGCATCTCAACCAGCCTTGAAGCAGGGGGCATTTGTAGGCATTAAAATTTAATCGGACTTAAATCCACAAATTAATTTGGATCATATTCTAAATTCTAAATGTATTGGcccaaacaaatattatgggctaacATAATCGGATTTATTGTTTAAATCCAACATGTATGGACTTAGTTGAaacaccaattcaattgggctagtctatcttgtcggacttcacatgatgagcccatTTTATTAGTccaaggtccatgccacgtgtcaaatgacgtggcgcgccaagtcaagtcaaggaccaataaaatcatgtcacgtgcataagtgacgcagcatgtcaagtcaataggagaaccaatcaaatgtcgccaagtgttcaaatgacatggttcaaccaatcatatacaaaccctagctctcccatacaactataaataagggtcttcataaagccaaaagggagaagaagaaaaagacacagagaagctctcagccgcaagtcttccgcatactaagaagtcttcgctccaagtggtgagccgcaagtttccatacctctatgtttgtgattaaagctcggctccgcattcgtagtgaaatatcaacaacaagtaaTTCGTCCAgtcaagaacaagcaaagcccttgattgacagccgtatcgtgaggagaagaatcagaggattacatctttttatttaagatttcataaagattgtaaccccccgcacaaattcttgaaatcaaatattactctttgtcgctatttttcttgtcttgattattattttcaggaacgaagATTAGTCATTACAGATGATCTTAAAGCTTATGTGGCATGTTATTCCATCATAAAATTAGGCCACAAATTAAAATGGCCAAAAAGAGAAGTCATATATAGCCAGTTTGTGGTGCTTTTGTCCACATCAAACCAAAAATTGCCATGTGCACCCATTGGTTGCCAACTGTGAGAAATACCAATATCATTTCATTTGTCATTAATGATTGAGAAAAGGATTTGAGTTACaaatatttcatttttttgtATTGTCAGTATAATTTAATTTGTAATAATAGATTATTTTTATTAGATTACCGCTTATTATAAGAATTTATCAACAATTATCTTAAATAAATTAATTCTACAAATATTTTTTACAACATTAAGGTGATTAATTTGCAACTAATCTTGAAATTATTTTGCTTCTTCATTTGTCCTTATCATGGGCTAGTCCTAATCCTAGAGGATGGAAATCGAAATGAAACATTGAAACCCACTAAGCAGGAAATTTAAATTTATACTTAAAAAGTTATGATTTCTAATTTTTAGTTTCTTGCGACAAATTCTTTTGTATGACGTTCGGTAGCTTCGTGTCGCGTATTCATTTAATTATTTCttgaaatgcaagtttgaatacattaaagaagaaagtgattgacATTCAATTAACATAGTCATCATCATAATTAGAGTAATCACTGTTTAATGTCGATACAAACACAAAATATTACAACACTTATTTCCATTGTGAATGTCGATGTCAATCGTTGGTAAATTTTCTTGAAAGACTAGGATAGAGAGAGATCAAGAAAACTATTGAACTATATTAATATAGCACTATTGAATTTTTAGCCCGGTGATTACCAAGTTAATGTAGGTGCTCTCGCTTTTAATTTTTATCTAGGTATAGGTTTGtgctattttttatgtaattattcttcctttttattgtAGTTCACCTTTTTGATATTCATTTTTACTGGCTTAAATAATTCGAATtcgcataaaaaataaaaatatttcataaaatagTTTATAATTCTCAAACTGGAGTTCGAGATATCTAATCAAAGTTAATTTCAACTACTTCCCCACAACTTTAGCTCCAGGTTGATATTATTTGGGCAAATAATTATATGTTTGTGAAGCAGAAATCACCAAGTATTGGATTGTTCACCTACCAATAGAAATGTGAGATGAGTTTAGGTTGTCGTGAAACGGGTTAATTTTACCCTATTAATCACAATCGCAATAATAATTTCAAACTAATATTAGAGGAGCTGTTGGTTCACATTTACGCGCTTGGTTGAAAGTCAATGGCGTGAAGCTACTATGCGCTGATTATGATTGGACCCCTCTAAGTTAGAATTCACATGTTTGCTTACCGACTTACCGTAACATGCTTTGGCCCCTAAAGACACATGTTGTATGGAGCGAAGTGCTGGCCAGTCAAGAAAGTTCACGTTTAAAAGATGAAAGTTGTGGAGATGAGGATGTTGCGTTGGATGTGTGGATACACGAGGAGAGATAAGATTAGAAAcgaagatatccgagacaaggtaGGAGTGACATCGGTGGAgaggataagatgcgggaagcgagactgagatggttcaggcatgtgaagaggagatgcaTGGGTGCCTCAGTGCGGAGGTTGGCTACGGATGgctttaggagaggtagaggtaggccgaaaaagtattggggagaggtgataaGACAGGACATGACACAAGTCCAGCttatcgaggacatgaccttagataggaggttgtggaggacatAAATTAGGGTAGAAAGCTAGTAGGTAGTAGAGTGTTGCCTCGCTAGCCGTTGTAGTATTACTCATGTAGTTTCTTGCCCTTCGATGTTTGTTATTATCTATTGTTTCTTGTACTGCTTGTAGTTACTCTTCCTTTTTTCATATGCTGTGACATGACTTCTTTacttctattatttttttttctaccTATTTGGAGTTGATTTTCTTTAACCGTGAGTCTAACGAAAATAACCTCTCTACCTCTCAAATAGGGCTAAGGTATGCGTAAAACTATACTTTCCCCAGACCCGTGGGACTATACTAGGATGTCGTTGTAATCTAATTGTCTATGTCAGAGGTTGTTCAATTTGTCGGTCAGTACTGTGAATATCTTCTACTGgtgaacaaataaaaaaaaagtatatttgCAAACAGGTGGCAggtgaaaaaaaattgaagaaaaaatttGCAAACATGTGGCAGAAATTActtgttcttctttttttttttttccctagaAAAAGCATTTACTTGAACTATACAAACACGAAATTAACTGGATATAGCACCAGCCACGTTATCTATTTTCCCTGGGCCCACTGTCACTCTGGCACGATTATCTGACCTGGCAACCCATTTCCTAAATAACATTATCTTAATAAACTACTAATCACCAATCATATCAAAACAACACCCCCAAATATTCACAAAATTCCATATATACCCTCATTACCATATTTACAAGCCAACAGAATATCAAATCCATCATCTTTGCGTATACCTCAAAGGAGAGGATAAATTCTCTCCTCAGCTCTTGTGTTTTTTAGCTGTTCTTTATAGTTGCTTTTTAAATCTATGTTTTTTGTTCGGTGGTTGAATTATTATAAACTGCCTTACAAAAACCTCTTGTCTCtctaattttttatatttttcagattaaagagaagaaaaaaaaaaagaggaaatggGGTTTTGAATTCTTGATGTAAATTTTGGGTTTGCACAAGTTTTGGTTTTATTTTTGAGTTTACAAGGTATATTATACATTAGCTGAAAGTATTTACATTTGTGTACCCTTTTTATGGGGTTTTCTTGTTCCTTGTGACTGAATCTTTTATTAATGTTCCAAGTTTGATGGACAAGGAAAGTTTTAAGGTTTCTTTCTGAGATAACCATATTGGAAATCTCAAAAAGTTGCCTTTTTTGTGGTTATTATCTAGATAtttgtttaattaaaaaaaaaaaaaacattttatggTTCTCTTTATTTATGAGGAGGTATTTGGAAAGCTGTaattatttgatttttatttcCTTAAACGTTAGGTTGTATATTCCCCATAATTGAGCTAGATTCAGCTATTTTTCAGGGTCAAATGTTTgttgttcttttttctttttgttaccTATTTTTGTGGGGTTTTCATTAGCTGTTAAATTATTTACCTTTGGTTTAAATTTGAACTTGAACATGCTTTGAAAGTTGAGACTGATTTAATTGCTAATATAAATGAGAAGAATTTGAATTATGTTggtattttttatatattttagaaAACGTGCTGATGTCTCACCTTGTACTTGAATAATGGAAACATTATAGGCCAGATTCAATGGAAGAAGATCCCTTTTTATTTGGGGTTCCAGGTTTCTGGATTTTAGTCTATTAAATTAATAATAATGGACAATCTATTTTCCATCCCTTTTCTTGATTTGGTTTAAGCACAACATGCCTGTCTTGATGTTTGTTAGCTATCATTTTCATTGTGTTCATTTTTCTAAACCTATCTTTCTTGGAACAGGAACAAAGCACTCATTTAGTTTTCCATCTTCATTGAGGTTTCATAACCCTGATACATTTAGGAAGATATGGCTTTGACATTTACCCCCTTGTCATGGTTGCTTTGGAGTGGAAAGCATCAAGAACCCAAAATCTCCAATGGTTCTTCTTTAAATTCATCGCCTGATTCGGTATTGTGGGAATCTGATACTTTGAAGTTCCCTCTTGACCGGAGGAACATGGCTTCCTCATCTAGAAGGGTTAAGAGAAAGTGGCAGAGTCGTGAGGAACGAAAGATTGACAGGGAATATGATATTGTTATTGTGCCATCAGATGGTGGATGTGTTTCGGGGTCTGAGTCTGATGATTCGGATTGGTCTGTTGGATGGTTGGAGCCTCATGGACCTGGAttccatagtgatgatgatgatttagATGATAGTTTTGCTGTGCTTGTTCCGTGCTATGGCTATGGTTGTGTAAATGTGGAACAAAATGCACAAGACAAGTTCCTGCAAGCCATGGGAAATTTGAAGGATATATATGCTACTGGTAAGATTCTCTTGCTGTTATGTTCTTGATATTTGAATATGCTTTCTAATGTTGTTTGTATCTCTTGGATGGCACGGAAGCTTTAGCAATGACTTTCAAAGATTATTAAACACCTTACTATTAAAGACCTTATAAAGGGCTTCACTTGGGTTAATCATTTATTGCTGTCAAATTAGGCCATTAAGGTATTCTAAAAAAGaaacataattattgatgttcaTACAGATTTGCTGCTTTTGTAAAGTAGTCACATAGGCTCCATTCATTGAAAGGTTCCATGGATGATGAGGATATATACCATTACTTTTCGCTATATGAATCAAGGACTTACTGGTTCCTCATGCTAAATTttcgtcatttttttttttccgtaAGTAACATGAGATTAGGTCATTAGGGTTGAGGCTTTTGAAAATTGGAATGGTCCCATATTTGCTAGTTTTGTTTTATTTACTTCTTCCAATTTAGACTTCACGCTTAAAGGAGACTTAAAAGCTTGATTAAAAGTTACAATCTTGCTTCAAGCATATACAGGTGAATTTTTCCTCCTCCCAATTAAAACTAGTACACTATCAGATCTCCTCCAAAAGTCCAAATCCACTGCCTTAATTTCCAAAAGCTTCCTTCAGTTAGTTGGTGACTTAATGAGGTAGCTTTTGTCGAGGTTATTTTATTAAATGATCATCTTGTTGACTATAGGGTTTCGTAATCCACTAAAACTAGGCTGAAATTCTTTGTCccgtcccccttttttttttccagaggtGGTAATGGTAACTAGTGTAATAAAAACGAAAAGAGTGTCGTGGCCAATCAACATTAGAAATGGAACCTTTTCCCTTGTAATTTTCAAGGAGCATCTCTCAGCGTAAAATTTCTTGCTCTTGAACTCTTCTTGCACTATATACTCTACGTTCTATGTAACTAAGATCTTGTTCTTGTCCTACATCACTTGAAGTTAAGAGGAATTTAGCACCATGTCTTTTGTTATTGATAGTTGGTGCATAGATTTGCATGAAATTTGCTGTTGTTGATCATAAAAGATTTTAACTTTGCTGTTATCAGAGAGTCCTAATCTTTTCTACAACATTGTTCTTTAGCTATTACACATATTCTAATTTGGAAAAAACATTCCTTTGACTTTTTAGTTTCTATCTGATTGAACATAAAGTTATCAATAATGCATTGAAttagagaaaggaaaaaagaaaaggagatcTATAAAGAGTAAATTATCTTCAGCTTTCCCTTTTCGTCACACAGTTCTTAGCTCTGTACTTTGTATGATTTAGGCATCTTATTTTTCGATTTTACTTGCAGAGAATAAGAAATACATGGAGCACTGGGTCTCATCTCTGAGGAATCACTGAAATCTAGCAGCGCCTATGGTGCTGATTACTACTGCTGCTCCTCCTGATTCTTTGTTGCGGTAGATCAAACTTGAGCTGTTTTGTTACTCATTACACGCTTAGATATGAACTCTGTAGAAATTTCAGATATGaccctaaaaagaaaaaaaatgtctGGAAATAATGTGTTTGTAGAAAGAATATTGGGTTTGAAGGACATTaaaatttgaggagaagaaaCAGCAGAGGATAGAGATATGATGCTGCTTCTATCCACTTGACGcatctaaaaaagaaaaaaaaaaacgatatGGTTTCTTGTATATCTGTTCTCCATAATTGGCTCTGAAGATGTGACCTCGACTTGCATGCTTCTTCGTGAACATTGGTGTAAATTTTCAATGACAGAGACTGGAAGGAGACTGGATGCTTTTATCATTCTTTGATGTAAATATCTGTAAATATGTAAATATGTCCATCTAGCTGTAAATATGTTTATAGTTTGATAACCTTCATAAGTACTGTAAATAGTTGTAAACCTCTGATAGCATTAGTTGCAATAATATGCCTCTGCTGTTTAATGGTGATATTTTTCTTTCCTGTTGTTCAATGTTTCTGTTGTTAAAGGCCATGCTGTTAGCCTATTACTCTAATAAACCTATTGATTGGTTTGAAGGTGTCGGATAGAAATGACTGAAAGGAAATGGAAAGAAACTTTAGTCATTTTCAAGCCAATATATTGAGGAGCTCAATGAATGAGGACTTGAGCAAAATCTGTACTAGTtactttaaattttctctaacaATGAACATGCTTTTGAGTAGTTTAACCAAGAGTTGGTAGAAAACCAACTTATGTCTTCTTTGTTAAAAAGCTTGGGATAGTATTTGATTACTTTGTATCTCAAGTATGTCATGTCCATTTTTCTTATAACTGTGGTGTCCGGGCCAAGTTGCTTGCACCTCGACTCGTTTCTTGGGGTACTTGTTATCTCCTACTAGTATAAGAATCGAGTAACTCTGTCTACCAAGACTCGAACAGTTggagaaatcacctagtgtttttgttcGTGTTCGTTTTCTCTTTGTCTCAACAACACAtctttttaaatatatatgtgaTCTTAGCTTGTCTGGAATCATGTGTAGGATGATCTTAATCCAAGATTGTATTGATTTTTTGGAATGATACTATGattttgtagatgtattccccgTGAGGTTTTGTATTCTTCTCAGCATCTTCTTATGATAGCCACGTTGCAGACAATCTAAAACCATCTTCTTCTTGCTATTATTAAGTAAATAATAGAAATGAAGGATTAAGATTAACAAAATGGAACCCTCTtgtaaaatgattttttttccctTCTCAACAAAGCTACTTGCAACTAATACTCAGAAAGGAAGAGAGGAAAATGAATACAAAATGGGTGGGAAAAGAGATTCATTTTTTATAATTCTAAAGAGTAAAAGAGGGGACGAGTTGCATCCAAGGAGTGATCTAACAATTTATAAAATGGGTGAAAATAATGAGAGATCCGAGTTTGAGTtataacaaaaaaacaaaaacgtTATGCAATCTGCCAAAGCCTTGATGTCCAGAGTTTATTTGACTTATGTGCTGGCGGAAGGTAATAACTTTCTATCTGCCAAAATCTTGATACCCAAAAGTTATCTGATACCTGTACTAGTGGAAGTTAACAAATAGAAAATAAAAGAACCTCGACAgctaaaaggaaaaagaaatctAGAAGAAACTATAGTATTTACTCCTttctattttaaataacattgtACTATTTGATAGTCGAACAATTTATCTTTTACAATgatcttttcatatatttttaatTGTTTTAATTATGAAATATTGTAGTTTATAGTACTTTTTTTTATCTCttattatgtaaattttattttaaaaatcgaTATCCGAATTAAGACAAAATATTACTAGAAGATTTctcccctgtttggatggtggtttcccgtggttcattaatgtatggttttatttgaaatcatgtttgtttctattgttcttaaaattatgtggtatggtgttgtaaacccgtggttcatcccctggttatataaccatgaaaagtccaaatttttgtaaccacagatttggtgatttttccgtggttacgtattcATTTCCCCATTATatcccaccctccaccatccaccccacccccaccctaccactcacccccaccctaccacgcACCCCGCACACCACCCTCGCGCTatcacccacccctccaccacccactacccctctccaccacccactacccctcaccaccacccaaccctacccccacaaccactcacccccaccctaccacccactacccccatgCTCATCCGACAACCACCCACTGCCCCTCACCACCACCTAAACCCACCCCtaacctcatcccacaaccacccacctcacaccacccacccctccaccacccccactcactctctacttattttttaaagttcctctTTTATTCGTTacttgagttttattaatatatataaactaatttctaattaagagttaaaggTGTTCTAGTAAACtcacaagttattatacagtactatacaatcaaaccaaacaatacaaatgttattaaaccacaacaaacgatacagtctatccaaacattatgttcattaatacagtacaatataatacaacaccatactgtaccataccatattGTACATTAATAAACCACATAATAATGTAATGTTTTCCCCACATCCAacaaataaaaaagtaaacagATGTAGCCACGGTGACAAAAAAAATTTAAAGAATAGGAGAAAGTCAAACCATTACACCCCTCACCTTAAAAGAccaaaaaacaaagaaagaaaaaagaaaagaagaagaagaagaagagggaagGACATGCAAGCCATAATGTTAAACAACCTGGCAGATCcaggaattttttatttttatttatttatttatttgaatTGCCAATTGGTTAGTTAGTTAATGGGGCTCCTACACTTGTGCTTATATGTAAAATATCCAACACCCTTCTTTGACCCAGTATGTTTCCCATCCATTTTGCTCAACATCATGCACATTCTTCTGAAGTTTTTCCCCTCTCAAGAATACAGATTCCTAATAATcatatagccttttttttttttgtctatggTGGATCTCATCTCTTCTGCCAGATGGTGATAAGCAATGTGTTGTGACAACTTATGTGCAATGAAGAAAAATAAGTAGTTTTGTAGTGAGCCCAAAAAGGGAAAAAATGTTGCACAGAGCAGCAAGAAATGCATATTCATGGTGGTGGGCTAGCCATATTAGAACAAAACAGTCAAAATGGCTGGATCAAAACCTCCAAGGTCAGTTCTTTATTATCCATTTCTTCTTATGATGCAATCTTTATAACAGAATAACAAACATTTTGAGATTTTCAAACTTGTCAAATTCAATCACCGTGCCAAAAACAGGTTACTTATCAAGAAAATAACAGAATGTTGAACTAGTACTAGTGTCTTTTATTGTATAGGCACAATGCAGATGCTTGTAGTCCTAATGAGCCATGAAACAAAAAGCACTGGAATGTTGTCAGACTTACCTTGTTAGGCAAGTTAGTTTCCGGGATATCAAATAATGTTTGGTGTAATTAGTTACTACATGTAATTTAACCTGATGGTGCAAAAATATTATGTCTAGTGTACATAACCTAAACTCATTAACAAATATAGAGTTGGACAAGGCCTTGAGTTTAAGTTTAATTCCTAAGCTTAAACATCATTAGCTAATACAAAATACATTTAGCTTACTGTTTACCCCAGTTTtgaataat
Coding sequences:
- the LOC132627629 gene encoding uncharacterized protein LOC132627629; the protein is MALTFTPLSWLLWSGKHQEPKISNGSSLNSSPDSVLWESDTLKFPLDRRNMASSSRRVKRKWQSREERKIDREYDIVIVPSDGGCVSGSESDDSDWSVGWLEPHGPGFHSDDDDLDDSFAVLVPCYGYGCVNVEQNAQDKFLQAMGNLKDIYATENKKYMEHWVSSLRNH